The sequence CCGGGCATCCAGGGTCTGCCCCCGGACCTGTTCCGGGGACATGTAGTGGGGCGTCCCCACCAACATGCCGGTCTGCGTGACCCCTCCCTCCGCCGCCAGGGGTTTGGCCAATCCGAAATCCAGGATCTTCGTCTGGAAGATATTCCGCTGGTGGGCCGTGCCGCCCGGCACTGGCTCTTCGGGAACCAGGAAGATGTTCGCGGGCTTGAGATCCCGGTGCACCACCCCGGTCCGATGGACCGCCGCCAGGCCCGCGGCGCCCTGGCGCAGGAGGCGGGCCACCTGGATGGGCGTTCCTGGGCCATGGCGGGCGATGAGGGTCCCGAGGTCCACCCCCTTCAACAGCTCCATGACCATGTAGGCCGATCCATCCTCCAGCTCCCCCGAATCAAAAATGGAGATGACGCTGGGATGCACGATGCCCGCCAAAGCTTGGGCCTCCTGCTTGAACCTGGCATGGATTTCGGCCATTCCATAGAGTTCGGGCTTGATGAGCTTCAGGGCCACGTCGCGGCCTAGCCGCAGATCCTTCGCCTCGAAAACGAGGCCCATGCCGCCCTCGCCCAGCAGCCGGGCGAGCTGGTAGCGGTCCTGGATCACGAAGGGCAGGATCCGGGGCGATTCCAGGGGCTCCGCATCCCACCCGCACCGCTGGACCGATTCGTCATAGCAGCGCCCGCAGCGGGGACAGGTCTGGAGCAGGGCCAGGCCCTTCTCCCGCAGTTTCTCCCGGGTCTGGGCCTGGTGCTGGCGGGCAGCACTGAGGCTCCGGCGGGTCTTCTGCAATTCCAGCACCGCGCCGAGCTGCGCCGCCACGACCCCCACCAGGCGCCGTTCCGCATCCCCCCACCGGAAGGGACCCGACAGCACCATTCCGCCGAGCAGTTCCCCGCTGGGCCCCTTCACGGGTATGGAGAGCTCACGGCGCCGGTCCTCGGACACCGCGAGCGCCTGTTTCCGCCGGTCCTGGGCGGGATTCAAGTAGGGCTGCGCCTGCAGTTCGCGCAGGGTCGGGATCCGTGTGCCGCTTTCGCCGAGCGACCGCAGTTCCTCGCCCTGCACCGTGAGGATGCCGATGCCGGTGGCGCCGATGGTTTGCGCCAGTTCTCCGGCGATGGCCTGGGACCAGCTGATGAGGTCCCGCTGGGCCAGGCTGGTGCTTTCCATGAGCCGGGAAATCTGCAGGTTCTGGGCTTCGATCTGGTCCTTGGCGGCCTCGATTTCCGCCGTGCGCAGGCGGACCTTCGCCTCCAGCTCCTCGGTCTTCCGCAACAGCCTCCGCAGGCGGGTCTGGACCGCGATCCACACCGCGCCCGCGAGCAGCGCGGCATAGATCGCATAAGCCCAAACTGTACGCCAGGGCGCTGGACGGATGCTGAAGGCCATATCCATCGGACCCGCCAGACGACCCTGATAGTCCCTGGCCCACACGCGGAAGACATAGCTGCCCGCCCCGAGCCCCGGAAATTCCCGGTGGGGATCCTGGGCCCAGCCCGAGGGGGCCTCCTCCAGGCCCATGAGCTGGGTCTGGTACCGGGTTTCCGAAGATCGGAAGTAGCTGAGCAGCGAATAGGCGAATTCCAACCGCCGCTCCCGGTGCCCGAGCCGGATGCCCGCCGACAGATCCCGGATCTGCCCGTTCACCTGCACCCGGTCCAGGATCAGGCGCGGGGTCGCCATCCCCGGCAGCTCCTGCCGCGGATCGAATACCGCCGCGCCCCGGATGCTGCCGCCCCAGATCCGGCCGTACCGATCCTTCATGGAGGCGCCGCCGTTGAATTCATTGCTGGGCAGACCGCTGTCCGTGGTGAAGGTCTCCACGCGGAAGGCCTCCGGGGGCCCGCTGATCCGGGCCACCCCGCGATTCGTGAAGGCGTAGAGCCTGGCCTGGGCGTCTTCCTGCAACTGGTAAATCGTGTTGTTGGGCAGGGCCGGGACCGTGTGGTCGGCCAGGAGGTGCCAGGCGGGCTTTTCCGCGTCCGGATCCAGCCACACCAGGCCGCCGCCTTCGGTGCCCGCCCAGAGGAAATGCCGCCCGCCCCACCGGGTTTCGCACAGGCTCATCACCGTGTTGTTCGGCAAGCCATCTTGGGTGGTGTAGTTCGTGACCTTCCCGTCCCTGATTCTTGCCAGTCCGCCGCTTTCCGTGCCGATCCACAGCGTCCGCCGGCCCGCGCTATCGCTGGTTTCCAGGGCGCTGTGGAGCTGGTTGGTGGACAGCCCCTGGGACGTGGTGACCGCCTCCCACCGGTTTGCGGTCCTGCGCCAGAGTCCGCTGCTTCCTGAAATGACCCACAACACCCGGTTTCCTGCGGAATCCCGGGTTTCACGTAGCTGCCGGATGTTCGTGTGGCGGAGCTGCGGCGGCACCGTAGCGCCACGCCACCGGCCCTGCCGGAACTCCGCCAGGCCTTCGCCTTGGGTCCCAGCATAAAGCACCGATTGGCCGTCCTCCGCCTTCCATTCCAGGAGGCTGAAAACCGTGTCATCCGGCAGCCCGTCCGCCTTGGCATAGAACCGGACGCGGCCGGATTCCACGCGCGCCACGCCGCTGCCCCTCGTCCCCAGCCAAAGGGATTCCCCAAGGCCCCGCCCCCCCGTGAGCGCCATCCCGTAGATGCTGGAGCCCGCCAACGCGCCGCCATTTCCGATGCTTTGCCACTGGCCGAACTGCTGGTGCACGAGCCCCGCATCGGTCCCTATCCACAGGGCCTCCGTTCCTCCCGGTCCTGTCATGGGGAGCAGGCTCCAGATGACGGCACTGGGGAGGCCGTCCTTGGTGGTCAGGACCCGCCACCCATGGCCATCCAGCCGGGCGAGCCCCTTGCCTCCCGTGCCGACCCACAGCACCGAAGCACCGTCCGCAGCAAGCGTCTGGGCCAGCGCCTGAATGGATCTCCCCTGCAAATCCGGGGGGAGTGGCATGGTTTCCCAAGCCTGGCCGTCGCTTCCGGTGCTTCTGAACAAGCCGCTGCCGGTGCCCGCCAGCAACTCCCCGGTCTTCAGGCGCAGCAGGGCCTGCACATTCCGGCCGGGAAGCACAGTACGGATCACGCGATCCCGTTCCACCAACGCCAGGCCTTGGCTTGTGCCCACCCATAAGGCGCCGCCTTCCGCGCTTGCAAGGCTTGAAATACTTGTGGATGGGAGCCCGATCTCAGACCCCAGCAATTTCCAGGTGCGGCCATCGAATTTCCCCAGGCCCTGCCCGGAGGTGGCGGCCCACATCAAGCCGTGGCTGGGATGCAGGGCGTTGACGCGGGTTCCGGCCCTGCCCATGGGCCCCTCGGGGCGCTCCCATTTCTCGGCTTTCAGGCGGGCCACGCCGCCGTCCTGGCGGCCGAACCAGAGGCTGGCGTCGTTCCCTAAAGCAATGCAGCGGATGAAGTTGGAAATGTTTCGATCCGGCATCGAAGCCGTCATCCAGGTGTGTCCATCGAACATGGCGGCGCCATCCTGGGTCGCGGCCCAGAGCCGGCCCCGGGCATCCAGGGTCAGGCCCATGGCCGAGTTCTGAGGAAGGCCTTCGCGACTCGTGGTGATCTGAAAATCAGGCGCAGCCCAATATGCGGGGTCCTGGGGCGCGGACGCGGACCACCCTGAAGGCATCGCTCCAATAATCAACAGCGCGAGCACCCGGCTGAAGGCTGGCCCCGTCATTGGAAACAGGCGCATCCCGGCCGGATTGTTCCACATGGAACAGCGTCCCGGAGCAGACAAGGCTGAGGTCCATGCCGATCGCAATCTGTGCCACTCCCCAGGGAAATCATTCATCGGACAGGGGCCCGCAGGATTGCGATCGAGCCCAGGCAGTCCTTGAATTCAATGAACCTCAAATCCAACACCCATGCCAGAATTCCATCATGGAGGAGACCGTGTACGAAGTGCTTCAGCAAGGTGATCCCGCTGTTTTTTCGGCATTGCATGATGAAATCGACCGCCAGCGCCATCACCTTGAACTTATCGCGTCTGAGAATTATGCGTCCGTCGCGGTGATGCAGGCCATGGGCAGCCATTTCACCAACAAATATGCCGAAGGATACCCTGGTCGGCGCTATTACGGCGGCTGCGCCAACGTCGACGTGATCGAGAACCTGGCCCGGGACCGCGCGAAAGAGCTCTTTGGCGCCGAACATGCCAACGTGCAGCCCCACAGCGGCGCCCAGGCCAACATGGCGGTCTATTTCGCCATGCTGAAACCCGGCGACACCGTGCTTGGACTGGATCTGGCCCATGGCGGTCACCTGACCCACGGCCACCCCCTCAACAGCAGCGGTGTGCTGTATAAGTTCGTGGGCTACCACGTGCGCAAGGATGACGAATGCGTGGACATGGACGAGGTCCGGCGGCTCGCCCTGGAACACCAGCCCAGGATGATCGTGGTGGGTGCGTCGGCCTATCCCCGGATCTTCGACTTCCCTGCCTTCCGCGCCATCGCCGACGAAGTCGGCGCCCTGGTGATGGTGGACATGGCGCATATCGCGGGCCTGGTCGCCACGGGCCACCACCCGAGCCCCGTCCCCCACGCGGACTTCGTCACCACCACCACCCACAAAACCCTGCGCGGCCCCCGCGGCGGCCTGGTCCTGTGCAAGGAACAGTACGCCAAGGACCTGGACCGGGCGGTCTTTCCGGGCATCCAAGGGGGGCCGCTCATGCACGTCATCGCAGCCAAGGCCGTGGCCTTCGCTGAAGCGTTGCGTCCTGAATTCAAGGCCTACAGCGGCCAGGTCGTCACGAATGCCAGGGCCCTGGCCAAGGGTCTCCAGGAGAAGGGCTGGCGGATCGTCAGCGGCGGAACCGACAACCACCTGATGCTGGTGGATGTTTTCGCCCAAGGGATCCTGGGCAACGAAGCCGAAAAAGTCCTCGACCGTGCCGGCCTGACGGTAAACAAGAACGGGATCCCCTTCGACCCGAACCCCCCCCTGAAACCCTCCGGCATCCGCCTGGGCTCGCCCGCGCTCACCTCCCGTGGCATGAAAGAAGCCGAAATGGCCCAGATCGCCATCTGGATCGACCGCGCCCTGCGCCACAAAGACGATGAAACCGCGATCCTGGATCTTCAGGCAGAAGTCTTCGCCCTTGGGGCGCGCTTTCCTATTCCCGAGTGAGCTGGGGCTTTTTCATTCCCCCAGGGCCCTGACGGCCACGAAAACCCCCTGCACTACCTGGGCCATCCGGGGGTAGTCGAGCTTGTCCGGAGTGTCCAGGGCTGTGTGATACCGCGGGTTCCGGTAGAAGGCCGTATCCGTGATCATCACGGCCGGGAAACCTTCTTTCCAATAACTCGCGTGGTCCGAAAAATCCACGCCCGTCAAACTGGACGGGGCGTTCATGGACCACACCGGAAGGGGCGAGGTGGACTGCATGGCGGCCTTCACCCACCGGACCAGCGCTCCCTGCCCGATCCCGCCGATGACGGCGATGAAATCCCCTTTGCCCGGATACACCAGGTCCAGGCCCGGAACCGGGTACCGCTGGCTTCCTTCCTCCTGGCTGAAGGTCCCAATCATTTCGAGGCAGATCATGGCCTTCACCGGTGTCTTGCGCGAGGCGAGCCCCTGCGCGTGGTGGACGCTGCCCATATGCCTGGTCCTGAAGAAGGGCGGTTCCTCCAGAGTGTAGGCCACGAGCTCCACCGGGTCTTTCGGGGGGGTCTGGCCCAGCAGGTTCGCCAGCCCGAGGAGGCCCGCCACTCCGCTGGCGTTATCATCGGCGCCCGGATTCGGGCCGCAGGCATCGTAGTGGGCTCCCACCACCACCAGCCGCCCTTGTTCGGGGCCGAAGCGCGCGACCACATTCCGGTAAGTCCGTCCCTGGACCTGATACACCTGCTCGGAAACCCGCCCACCCGCGGACGCCATCCTCCCCTTGATCCAGGTGGCAATGTCATCCAGCCGCTCGGGGTGACGGTGGTCTCGCGGGGGGGCAGTGGTCGAGAGCAGGCGCACATCGGCCTCCAGCTCTGCTGGATCGACAACGCCAACCACCCCCGCTGCCCGGCGGGATAGCGTCGGCTGTACCAAATAGAGCACCGGGAGGCCAAACACCATCACCGTACCCAGGGCAGCCATGCCTTTCCGGTTGAAGAAGAACCGCTTCGGGGCGGTCTCGATGGTTGGTGAAGGCCCTTGGTCGTCCAACATCCAGCTATGGTGGCAGAATTGCCTCCATGGAATCCGATGGCCTCTTCGTCTATGGCTCTCTTCGGGAGGGCGGGCCAAACCATGCCTGGTTGAGGCGCACGAATCCCATTGGACAGACCCGGGGCTTTGCGCCCGGACGCCTTTTTCATTTACCGGGTTCCGGCTGGGCCGCGATGATTCCCGGCGTCATTCCCGAAGCTCTGCCGCCAGGGCTGGGCTGGGTCGTCGGGGAATTCATCGGTTATGAAGACGAGGGGGACCTGGAATCGGCCCTGGACGATCTGGACCAGCTCGAGGGCCTCGCCGAAGGCCGCTTCGAGCGCAGGCTGGTCCCGGTCCTGCTGGAGAGCGGACTGACCTATGCCGCCTGGGCCTACGTGTTCCCCGTGGATCGTTCATCCCGGCTGGAACGCGAAGGCGTTGAACTGCTGGATGGGGACTGGAGCGGCTATCTGTGATGGAAAAGGGCCGCGGATGCGGCCCTTTCGTTACAGTTCCAGCTTCGGTTGCTGTCCGCTCTCATCGGGGCCGGGGTTGGCCAGTTCCGCATCCATCACCAGGTCCTCTTCCTCGTCGAAGGCCATGGCGCTGGCTTCGATCTTGGCGATGCCGACCACCTTGTCCTGGTCGGAACCGAGATTCAGGAGCTTGACGCCCTGGGCGGCCCGGCCGGTCTTGCGGACCTCGTCGATGAGGAACTTGATGACCATGCCCTCCTGGCTGATCAGGAGGCAGCCTTCGCCGAACTTGACGAGCTTGAAGCCCACCACGGGTCCATTGCGGACCCCGGCCCGGATATTGATGACGCCCGTGCCCCCTCGGCCCTGGAGCCGGTAGTCCTGCAGGAGCGAGCGTTTCCCGTAGCCCTTCTCGGTGACCGTGAGCAGCATGCCGTGGTCGGCGGTGCTTTCGTCGGCGATGACCCCTTCCGGCAGGTCCGGCAGGGAATCGGCCACTTCCATGTCCACGATGCGGTCCCCGGAGCCGAGGCGCATTCCGCGAACCCCCGTGGCCACGCGTCCCACGGCGCGGATATCCTCTTCCGCAAACCGGATGGCCTTGCCCTGGGCCGTGGCCAATAAAATTTGCTGGTCGCCGCTGGAACGCCGAACCGCCACGAGACTGTTCCCGTCCTCGATGTTCAGCGCGATGAGTCCGTTGGCGCGGATGTTGCTGTAAAGGCTTAGAGATGTTCGCTTTACGGTCCCGTCGCTCGTCGCGAATACGAGATGTTCTCCCACGGGGAATTCGCGCAGGGCCATCAAGGTCACCACGTTTTCGCCGTCCTTCAGGCTGATGAGGTTCTTGATGTGCTTGCCGCGGGTGTTGGCCGCGGCCTCCGGAAGGTCGTAGACCTTGAGGGCATAGACGTAGCCGCGGTCCGTGAAGGCCATCAGGGTGTCGTGGGCCTTGGTCAGGAAGAGCTGTTCGACGAAATCCTCGTCCTTGGTCTTCATGCCCAGCTTGCCTTTGCCGCCCCGTTTCTGGCGGCGGTAGGCCACCAGGTCCGTGCGCTTGATGTACCCGGCCTTCGACATGGTGACGACCATCGGATCATCGGGGACCACGTCCTCCATGCGGATGTTGCCGGAGTACCCCACGATTTCGGTGCGCCGATCCTCCCCGAACTGGTCCATCACGGCCTTCAGCTCGTCCTTGATGACGCCCAGGAGCAGGGCCTCGTCCGCCAGGATGGCTTTGAGGTGCTTGATGGTTTTTTCGAGCTCGGCCAGCTCATCCAGGATTTTTTCGCGTTCCAGGCCCGTGAGGCGTTGGAGGCGCATGTCCAGAATGGCCTGGGACTGGATGGCGCTGAGCCGGAGGGCGGGATTCTTCTTGAGTTCGGTCGCGGTGGCGAACTTGCCTTCCATGAGGCCCTGTTTCGCTTCTTCCGGAGTCTTGGCGGCCCGGACCAGCTTGATGACCGCGTCCAGGTGGTCCAGGGCGATCTTGAGGCCCAGCAGGACGTGGTGGCGATCCTCGGCCTTCTTCAACTGGAACATGGTGCGGCGGGTGACGACCTCGCGGCGGAAGCCCAGGAATTCCTGGAGGATTTCCTTGAGGGTGCAGACCCGGGGCTGGCCGTTGACGATGGTCAGCATGGTGATGGGGAAGGAATTCTGAAGCTGGGTCAACTGGTAGAGCTGGTTCAGGACGATGTCCGAAGGCTCGTTCTTCTTCAGTTCCACCACCAGGCGGATGCCTTCGCGGTCGCTCTCGTCCCGGAGATCGCTGATGCCGTCGATCTTCTTGTCCCGCACGAGCTCCGCGATCTTCTCCGTGAGGGTGGCCTTGTTCACCTGGTAGGGCAGCTCCGTAAAGACCAACTGCTCCCGGTCGCCCGCGCGCTTGATCTGCTCCACGTGTCCCTTGGCCCGCACCACGCAGCGTCCGCGGCCGGTGCGATAGGCATCCACAACGCCCTCGGTGCCCAGCATGAGCCCGCCGCCAGGGAAATCCGGACCCTTGACGTGGGTCATGATGATGTCCATTCCGATGCTGGGGTCCTCAATGAGGGCGATCAGGGCCGAGCAGCACTCCCTCAGGTTGTGAGGCGGGATGGAGGTGGCCATGCCCACGGCGATGCCCTGGGAGCCATTGATGAGCAGATTGGGAAAGCGGGTTGGGAGGACCAGCGGCTCGACTTCGGAACCGTCGTAGTTCGGGCCGAAATCCACGGTGTCCTGGTCGATGTCCTCCATCATGGCGCTGCCGATGCGGCTCAGGCGCGCCTCGGTATAACGCATCGCCGCGGGCCGGTCGCCGTCGATGGAGCCGAAATTCCCCTGGCCGTCCACCAGCATGTGCCGGAGGCTGAAGGGTTGCGCCATGCGCACCAAGGTGTCGTAGGCCGGAACGTCGCCGTGGGGGTGGAATTTACCGATGACGTCGCCGACCGTGCGGGCGGATTTGCGGTAGGCCCGGTTCCACTCGTTGTTGGCGGCCTTCATGGCGTAGAGCACGCGGCGGTGGACGGGTTTGAGGCCGTCCCTCACATCCGGAAGCGCCCGGCCCACGATCACGCTCATGGCGTAATCGAGGTAGGATTTCCGCATTTCTTTTTCGATTTCGATGGTTTCAGATCGGGTCATGGGCTACTCGTGTTCTACGTGGAACAGTGCGCGCTGCTCGGGTGGTTTCCAGGGCTACCGCCTTCGGAAAGCCATTCGTGGCGGCGAATTAAATATCAATGTTTTCAGCTAAAAGCGCATTTGATTCGATAAAGCGGCGGCGGGGTTCCACCGCATCGCCCATCAGGACGGTGAACATTTCGTCCGCCAGCACCGCATCGTCCACCCGCACCTGGAGCATGGTCCGCCGGGTGGGATCCATGGTGGTCTCCCAGAGCTGCTCGGGGTTCATTTCGCCCAACCCTTTGTAGCGTTGGATCATCAGGCCTCGCTTGCCTTCCTCCAGAACCATGGAAAGCATGGCCTCGGGACTGGCGAAGCTCATCTCCTTGGCCATTTTCGAGGTGGCGCCGCCTTCGTTGGAGTCGCCGGTCTCGCCGGAGTCCGCTTCCTCTTTCACCACGGCCTTCGTCCCCGCCTTTTCGGGCTTGGCCTCCTTGACGCGCAGCAGCTTCAGATCGCCCCCGGTGAAGGCGCTGAGTTCTTCATGAAGGGCCTTGAGCCTCCGGAATTCGCCCCACAGGGCCACCTGGCTGTCCAACCAAAGGGCGATGGGGCGGTTCAGGTGCATCCGGGTGATGCGGATGCGGTGGGCGGCTGGAATGGCCGCCTGCGGCGCTTCCTCCTCAAAATCGAGACCAGCGGCCTCCCCCTCTCCGTCTCCGGAATCCTCGGGCTCCGCTTTTTTGGCGCGGCCTTCGGCGCCCGGCGCTTTCTCCGGGGCGGCCTCGACGGCCTCGGTGGATTCAACTTCTGTGCGGCCAAGGCCCGCCTTCTCCACCGCGAGGGCCATCTCCTTGACCGCCTCGGCGGTGTCGAAGCGCTCATCGTCCAGCAACCCGAAGGCCAGGAGGCCATCCACCAGGGGCCGGGCGTAGCCGCGGCGGTCCAGCTTGGCGTAGAGCTGCTGGACCTCGCCCCACTTCTTCATTTCCCGGACCAGCGCGGCGCCCTTGTGCTCGCTCCCGTCCGGCAGGGTGAGGCTCCAGCCATCCAGGGCCTTCTGGAACAGGAACTCCTCCAGGGCCCTTTCGTCCTTGAGGTACTTCTCGGTCTTGCCCTTTTTCACCTTGTAAAGAGGTGGCTGGGCGATGTACAAATGCCCTCGTTCGACGATTTCCGGCATCTGGCGGTAGAAAAAGGTGAGCAGCAGCGTGCGGATGTGGGATCCGTCCACGTCGGCGTCGGTCATCAGGACGATCTTGTGGTACCTCAGATTGGCGACCTTGAACTCATCCCTGCCGATGCCCGTGCCCAGGGCCTGGATCAGGATGCGAAGCTCCTGGTGGCTCAGGATCTTGTCGAAGCGGGCTTTCTCCACGTTCAGGACCTTGCCCTTCAGGGGCAGGATGGCCTGGTTGGCGCGGTTGCGGCCCTGCTTGGCTGATCCGCCGGCGGAATCGCCCTCCACGAGGTAGATCTCGGAGAGCGCCGGATCCTTTTCCTGGCAATCGGCCAGCTTGCCCGGCAGTCCGCCGCCATCCAGGGCGCCTTTGCGCCGGGTGAGGTCGCGGGCCTTGCGGGCGGCTTCCCGGGCCCGGGCGGCCTCGATGGCTTTTTCAAGGATCGCCCGGGCTTCCCGCGGGTTTTCTTCGAAGAAGCTCGTGAGCTTTTCGTAGACGATGGTCTGGACGATGCCCTTGACCTCGGAGCTGACCAGCTTGTCCTTGGTCTGGCTGCTGAATTTGGGGTCCGGCACCTTGGCCGACAGCACCGCGGTCAGGCCCTCGCGGACATCCTCGCCCGACAGGGTGACCTTCGCGGATTTCAGCAGGTTGTTGGCTTCGGCGTAGGTGTTGATGACGCGCGTCATGGCGGCGCGGAACCCCTCCAGGTGCGCGCCTCCGTCCCTATTCCGGATGTTATTGGTGAAACAGTAGAGGGTCTCCTGGTAGGAGTCGTTCCACTGCAGGGCCACCTCGACGGTGGTGCCGTTCTTGATGTCTTCGATGTGGATGGGGGGCTTGTGCAGGACCGTCTTGTTGCGGTTGAGGTGCTCCACGAAGGCGTCGATCCCGCCGGCGTTCATGAAGTCGTGGGAATCGCCCGTCCGCTCGTCCGTGATGCGGATGTGCACGCCCTTGTTGAGGTAGCTCAGCTCGCGGAGGCGCTGGCTCAGCACCTCGAAGGTGAAGTCCAGCACGTTGTTGAAGATTTCGGGATCCGGCATGAACCGCACGCGGGTGCCGCGCTTGGTGGTTGCCGCGCCCTTGGCCAGGGGCTTGTCCGCGTGGCCCTGGGTGAAGGTCATGCTGTATTCTTTTCCGCCCTTCCAGATCGTGAGCCAGAGCTTGGAGCTGAGCGCGTTCACGCAGGAAACGCCCACGCCGTGGAGCCCGCCCGAGACCTTGTAGGCGTTCTTGCCGTCGGTGTTCATGTTGTCGAACTTCCCGCCCGCATGGAGCACGGTCATGATCACTTCGGCGGCGGACCGGTTCTCTTCCTTGTGGAGATCCACCGGAATGCCTCGGCCGTTGTCCTCCACGGAGCAGCTGCCGTCGGTGTGGATGATCACGTCCACCCGGGTGCAGTAGCCCGCGAGGGCCTCGTCGATGGAATTGTCCACGACCTCGTAGACCATCTGGTGGAGGCCGCTGCCGTCGTCGGTGTCCCCGATGTACATGCCGGGCCGCTTGCGGACGGCCTCGAGGTCCCGGAGGACTGTGATGTTGTCGGCGGTGTAGGTGGCTTCAGATTCCTGGGCGCGCGCTGTTAGAACTTCTTCAGACATCAAGACTCACTTTTATTGGACATGGGGAAAGGGCGCTGGCGGATCGGTTAAACGCTGGCCGGGCTGGCGAAACGGACGGGCATCAGGATGTAGCGGAAACTCAAGTCCTCGAGGCTAGGGCTCATGAAAATGCCCTGGCCCACCTCGTCCTTGAACTGGTAGACGACTTCCTCGCCCGGCAGGCGGTCCAGCAGTTCCGTCAGGTAGTCGATGTTGAAGGCGAGTTCGAAGGGCGCCTCTTCCCCCGAGAAGCTCAGCGTGCCCTGGTTCACGCCTTCGTCGGGGTGCTGGAACACCACCTTCAGGTTCGGGAATTCGAAAAAGAGCCGGACGTTCTTGTTGTAGTCGTCCTTCTTGAGGCCCGCGATGCGCAGGGTGCGCAGGAAATCCTCCCGGTCCAGGATGACGCGTTTCGGGAGTTCCGCGGGAAGCACCTTCTCGTAGGCCGGATAATTGCCGGTCACGAGCCGGGTGGACATTTTGAGCCCGGGCTGGGCCATGAAAAGGCTGGTGCCGTCCCACTGGAGTTCGATCTCGCCCTCCTGGGAAGGGAACGAATGC comes from Holophagaceae bacterium and encodes:
- a CDS encoding protein kinase encodes the protein MRLFPMTGPAFSRVLALLIIGAMPSGWSASAPQDPAYWAAPDFQITTSREGLPQNSAMGLTLDARGRLWAATQDGAAMFDGHTWMTASMPDRNISNFIRCIALGNDASLWFGRQDGGVARLKAEKWERPEGPMGRAGTRVNALHPSHGLMWAATSGQGLGKFDGRTWKLLGSEIGLPSTSISSLASAEGGALWVGTSQGLALVERDRVIRTVLPGRNVQALLRLKTGELLAGTGSGLFRSTGSDGQAWETMPLPPDLQGRSIQALAQTLAADGASVLWVGTGGKGLARLDGHGWRVLTTKDGLPSAVIWSLLPMTGPGGTEALWIGTDAGLVHQQFGQWQSIGNGGALAGSSIYGMALTGGRGLGESLWLGTRGSGVARVESGRVRFYAKADGLPDDTVFSLLEWKAEDGQSVLYAGTQGEGLAEFRQGRWRGATVPPQLRHTNIRQLRETRDSAGNRVLWVISGSSGLWRRTANRWEAVTTSQGLSTNQLHSALETSDSAGRRTLWIGTESGGLARIRDGKVTNYTTQDGLPNNTVMSLCETRWGGRHFLWAGTEGGGLVWLDPDAEKPAWHLLADHTVPALPNNTIYQLQEDAQARLYAFTNRGVARISGPPEAFRVETFTTDSGLPSNEFNGGASMKDRYGRIWGGSIRGAAVFDPRQELPGMATPRLILDRVQVNGQIRDLSAGIRLGHRERRLEFAYSLLSYFRSSETRYQTQLMGLEEAPSGWAQDPHREFPGLGAGSYVFRVWARDYQGRLAGPMDMAFSIRPAPWRTVWAYAIYAALLAGAVWIAVQTRLRRLLRKTEELEAKVRLRTAEIEAAKDQIEAQNLQISRLMESTSLAQRDLISWSQAIAGELAQTIGATGIGILTVQGEELRSLGESGTRIPTLRELQAQPYLNPAQDRRKQALAVSEDRRRELSIPVKGPSGELLGGMVLSGPFRWGDAERRLVGVVAAQLGAVLELQKTRRSLSAARQHQAQTREKLREKGLALLQTCPRCGRCYDESVQRCGWDAEPLESPRILPFVIQDRYQLARLLGEGGMGLVFEAKDLRLGRDVALKLIKPELYGMAEIHARFKQEAQALAGIVHPSVISIFDSGELEDGSAYMVMELLKGVDLGTLIARHGPGTPIQVARLLRQGAAGLAAVHRTGVVHRDLKPANIFLVPEEPVPGGTAHQRNIFQTKILDFGLAKPLAAEGGVTQTGMLVGTPHYMSPEQVRGQTLDARSDVYAFAANGYEALTGCRLISPTAVADIFSLITRGEHVALRELLPGVPAQVEAAFSSALAVDPRERPWDIEAWAQAFAAELEGMKSQARGWPGISTLGSHLLDTGTPPTGLMPESGSA
- a CDS encoding serine hydroxymethyltransferase; this encodes MEETVYEVLQQGDPAVFSALHDEIDRQRHHLELIASENYASVAVMQAMGSHFTNKYAEGYPGRRYYGGCANVDVIENLARDRAKELFGAEHANVQPHSGAQANMAVYFAMLKPGDTVLGLDLAHGGHLTHGHPLNSSGVLYKFVGYHVRKDDECVDMDEVRRLALEHQPRMIVVGASAYPRIFDFPAFRAIADEVGALVMVDMAHIAGLVATGHHPSPVPHADFVTTTTHKTLRGPRGGLVLCKEQYAKDLDRAVFPGIQGGPLMHVIAAKAVAFAEALRPEFKAYSGQVVTNARALAKGLQEKGWRIVSGGTDNHLMLVDVFAQGILGNEAEKVLDRAGLTVNKNGIPFDPNPPLKPSGIRLGSPALTSRGMKEAEMAQIAIWIDRALRHKDDETAILDLQAEVFALGARFPIPE
- a CDS encoding M28 family peptidase, coding for MAALGTVMVFGLPVLYLVQPTLSRRAAGVVGVVDPAELEADVRLLSTTAPPRDHRHPERLDDIATWIKGRMASAGGRVSEQVYQVQGRTYRNVVARFGPEQGRLVVVGAHYDACGPNPGADDNASGVAGLLGLANLLGQTPPKDPVELVAYTLEEPPFFRTRHMGSVHHAQGLASRKTPVKAMICLEMIGTFSQEEGSQRYPVPGLDLVYPGKGDFIAVIGGIGQGALVRWVKAAMQSTSPLPVWSMNAPSSLTGVDFSDHASYWKEGFPAVMITDTAFYRNPRYHTALDTPDKLDYPRMAQVVQGVFVAVRALGE
- a CDS encoding gamma-glutamylcyclotransferase — encoded protein: MESDGLFVYGSLREGGPNHAWLRRTNPIGQTRGFAPGRLFHLPGSGWAAMIPGVIPEALPPGLGWVVGEFIGYEDEGDLESALDDLDQLEGLAEGRFERRLVPVLLESGLTYAAWAYVFPVDRSSRLEREGVELLDGDWSGYL
- the gyrA gene encoding DNA gyrase subunit A, with translation MTRSETIEIEKEMRKSYLDYAMSVIVGRALPDVRDGLKPVHRRVLYAMKAANNEWNRAYRKSARTVGDVIGKFHPHGDVPAYDTLVRMAQPFSLRHMLVDGQGNFGSIDGDRPAAMRYTEARLSRIGSAMMEDIDQDTVDFGPNYDGSEVEPLVLPTRFPNLLINGSQGIAVGMATSIPPHNLRECCSALIALIEDPSIGMDIIMTHVKGPDFPGGGLMLGTEGVVDAYRTGRGRCVVRAKGHVEQIKRAGDREQLVFTELPYQVNKATLTEKIAELVRDKKIDGISDLRDESDREGIRLVVELKKNEPSDIVLNQLYQLTQLQNSFPITMLTIVNGQPRVCTLKEILQEFLGFRREVVTRRTMFQLKKAEDRHHVLLGLKIALDHLDAVIKLVRAAKTPEEAKQGLMEGKFATATELKKNPALRLSAIQSQAILDMRLQRLTGLEREKILDELAELEKTIKHLKAILADEALLLGVIKDELKAVMDQFGEDRRTEIVGYSGNIRMEDVVPDDPMVVTMSKAGYIKRTDLVAYRRQKRGGKGKLGMKTKDEDFVEQLFLTKAHDTLMAFTDRGYVYALKVYDLPEAAANTRGKHIKNLISLKDGENVVTLMALREFPVGEHLVFATSDGTVKRTSLSLYSNIRANGLIALNIEDGNSLVAVRRSSGDQQILLATAQGKAIRFAEEDIRAVGRVATGVRGMRLGSGDRIVDMEVADSLPDLPEGVIADESTADHGMLLTVTEKGYGKRSLLQDYRLQGRGGTGVINIRAGVRNGPVVGFKLVKFGEGCLLISQEGMVIKFLIDEVRKTGRAAQGVKLLNLGSDQDKVVGIAKIEASAMAFDEEEDLVMDAELANPGPDESGQQPKLEL